The Leptidea sinapis chromosome 24, ilLepSina1.1, whole genome shotgun sequence region TGAAAtcaatcaattaaattttagattataataaaatagtttaaagaaGAAATAACTTATTTTCTTTGTTTGCAGTTGCCGGAGGTCGAAGCCGATTACATCTAATCGACTTAGGAAACTCAGAACGCGGAAAAACTAACGGCGGGATACCATTATCCGGCTTAGGAAATATACTGCTAGCTATATTTAATGGTCAACGACATTTACCGTATCGTGATCACAATCTTACTCACGTTTTAAAAGAATGTCTTGGTTCTTTGACATGTCATACAGCAATGATCGTACACGTGTCTCCCAATGTGCAAAACTATTCTGATACATTGACCACCTTACAACTAGCTTCGAGAATACACAGGCTGAGAAGAAGAAAAGTTAAATACACTTCAAATAATAATCCTGGTTCTGGTGGCAGCTCTGGAGAAGACGCCGCAAAGCCAAGCAGTAGCGATCCAGATCCATCGAGCAGTGATCTATCAGCGGATACAGTAATATACGTTGGGCCTTTAGATGATGCTACTGATGGCGAACATCCACCAGTTTATATTCCTCACTTAAATTCAGGTGATAATAGAGGTTCTTTAAGTAAAGCATTAAGAGGTTCAGCTGCAgaacaaaaacataaatcatCCCTATCAAAAGTAGTTGAAGAAAAAAGTCCAGTACATAAGCTACATTCTTCCCCCAAATCTTCACCTCTCAAAAACTCTATTCAAACAATTCATACACCAAAAGCATCTCCTGTTCattcaattacaataaacaaaccgactcaaataaaaaagacgatTGAAAGAAAGCATTCAGAAGAAGGTAGAAGTGATGAGCAATGGATAGATGGACCTCgaatatcaaaatcaaaattggtaGAGGCACGGCACATTATTAAAGAAACTCAATGCAAAAAGCGTGAAACTTGGATCGATGGACCTATGCAAGAGCCTAAATTGCCTTTACAATTTGAATCAGTACCAATACAACCAAAGCCTGGTCAAGCACCCCTTCAAGTGGATATTCTCAATTCATATACAAACGAAAGTATCGGGTATGGCTACATGGATAATCACAAGAAAAACATGATCAGGAAATGGGTAGAAAACCAAACATCTCAAATTCAAAAATCGAGACATAATTCACCAAACCACAAACCGCAGCCACCTCAGAGAGATTCAAGTTTGAAATCTATTGAAGGTTCAGATACAACACACAAAATGGAAGTTATGAAAGATACAAAACGCGTTCATGTTGAAGAATCTACTATAAGAACGGGCTTAAAATCAGGTTCTAAGACAATAGAAGAAGAGAACGTGGGTCCTCCTGGTAAGAAACCTAATTCTTCAAAAGTTGTTGGTAAAAATGAAATTGATGAAGATGATGACAGCGAAGAATTGGCTGAAATTCCACCAGCGCTACCCCTTATTCAGCCTAGTAGTCTTAGTAGTAGAGAAGTATCAATGGAAAGTTTGGATAGTAAATATAAAGAAAGAATGAGGATGGATGATGAAATCATATCTAGCCATAGTAGAGATATTGATCCTCAAGGATATAGTAAAGGCCCCGCTGAAGATGAAGatgaaatattagaaataattgAAGTAGAAGAATTTTTAGAAGCCGTTCCCATGCAAGATTGTTGTCTGCAAGTAACAGAAGAAGATATTGCATATTGTATGGGCTTCACTAACTTTGATGGTGAAGATGAAGATCATCCACTAAGAATATTAAGCCAAGAAAATTTAACAGTTGCTTCAACGTTTACAGATACTTTGTCATTATACAGTGAAGTTGAGCGGCAAATACGGAACGAAGCATATCTTAGACAAACGATGGAATTATATGCGCAAACATTTGGTGAGACTGCGGGTGATTTCAATCCTCATACTAGTTCTCCATCTTCTAGGTCAAGACTTGAAGAGCTAATTTGTTTAACTGAAATGTATGGACCTAGAAAATTGTCTGATACAAACAATCAAGCAACATCACGAATGATTCCTCAATTTCAATCGATGTCATTGTGTAATGTAAGAGATACAGAGGAGTATCAAGGTGATGGCTCAGTATACAGTGAGCCTGCTTATAGGCCAAGTGATAAAATATGTGATAGTTGTAAGCGGACAATGTCAAGACCAGGTAGTGCTGTTGGAGATTGCGAGGCATATCAAAATTTAGATGTTACACATGAGTGCTACGGCCCATTTGAAAGGTATCGAGGAAATGATGTCACTGATGCTCGTATAGCGTCACTACGACATCCTGACGGGGCATCAGATCCAAATTTACGAGAAGAAAGCCGAATACCAGGAAATGGTATGCCATCCACTACCTTTCGtgaattaaaatcaaatatgcATTTAGAAGTTAAACCACCTGTAGTTACAACTGAACCACGCTCAGAAAAATGTGAGAAGGGCGATAAATCAATTGCTAGAGTAGTGGCTGGTTCAAAGCCTGATGGTTACGACAGTGGTCATGAGTCGACGCCGAGAACTGGGAAACACAGTCCGGCGGGTACTTCAAGGCGAGCTGAATCTGGATATGACTCTGTACCGAGAGATTCTGATGCATCCTCTTTAGACTCATATCCTACGCGTAGGGCTGCGGTGGCAAGAGCACATGCTAAAAAACATACAACAGCGAAATATAAACAGCACAGTGATCGATCATTCTGCTCATGGTTGAGAAATCCTTTTACGTGCAAATATGCTGACACAGATCCCGAAATCAGTGATTTTTAATCCTACGTTATGATAAAAAGttcttgaaaatcaaaattctAAATATATGTATCACTAAGCTACGTTACCGAATTTAATCTGGAGACTGCTTTTGTACTCTTGATATACACTTATTTATACAACAAAAGCTTGGGCACTCGAATATTGTTACCACCGTATTTTTCTACCTTGATGGCTTCTAGTGTCGCTGGAAATGTTATAGAGTCAGCAAAAAGCCACGTTTCTCGCATAACTTTtgtaaatatagaaaaatacaACGAATATATATCGGCACTAAGTATACTTAACGCTCATTTAgaaattttatatctatattgatCTATGTTTAATGTTTCACTTGTTATAGTGTTTCGATGCatttcttttgtaaatattttcacGAAAGATCTAGTGTCTTCCCAACTCCTAATAAATTAGAAGCGGTATTATATGTAATTTTTCAGACATTTTGTCCAATCACTTGATATAATGTCTAGACTTATCTTCaactttagatttttatttaatacatgaGTAGTTGCCACTCTATTATATTTCTTTGAGATTGTATCATTTCGAATAAGGATTCGTTAAAAAatcgtataataataaatgcttGTGTATCAAATAAAGTTTAAGTGAATGGATTCAATGTTGTTACCTTAAGTGATAAGACTGTTGTCGATGCCATGTTTAAATAGCTTTATCTATGGCTGatgtgaataataaaatatataatgtgcaGGGTGATATATTTACCATCTGCGAACACCGTGCTTGTGTCATCACTAATTCTCATAAAAATTTACGTGGTCTAAGTTTTCTTGATCGCACCTCAGTGGTATGGTCCGGCACTTGAAAACATAATAACATCAGCTAGTTGGCTTAAATATTGAatactaaataaatagttaCGGATTCTCCAATTCctgtgaaaatatttaaatagggtcgtttgagtttgttttttttatcaagaaTGCAAGGTTTACTTAATTATTCACATCAGTCTTATAATAATTCAAGATCGGCATGTCCGTCTGTATATAGCATTCAATGTCGCTTTATCAAATGTTGGTATATGGGTTAATGCTTTATTGTCGATGTTTTgttaatatactatattattactattatgaatatatatcaTGAATTCTATGCGTTCGTATTAGTTTAATAAACCGTTCTATTTAaagtatatttgtttgttttattggtATAAATTACAAGCTTCTGAAAACTAAAGCTACACGCGTCTCAAACGCACTTTTGGGGTAAAATACCCAATAGGATAATATTCTTCAATAAATACCTTCCACTAAATATCACCGTCTCACCATATTAAAACattgtggttttcaaggatttttttatgattaatgaTTAATGCAGCGCCGATCAAGATTTACCCAGGgccccaaaacttctgagcggcactacatttgcgcttgtgcatcacgttgagacataag contains the following coding sequences:
- the LOC126971758 gene encoding kinesin-like protein CG14535: MASYAHQETQSSPAKELPRTTKCNSGSPHRERRRREEEPPQLSGFSAVLHRTPPPPPPALLRKLGVKEPTGVGKVKVMLRVGASGEGPFTSGTQTFSLDKRKKQVTLCETVSATTAPEGRKLGVAAPKMYAFDAIFSQDDPQTEICSSALTDVINAVVNGTDGCLFCFGHAGLGKSYTMLGRPEASELGAVPCAISWLFRGIAEQRHKCGTRFSVRVSAVELCTNTNQIRDLLASYQNDTEQSPGVYLRDDPLLGNQLQNQSELRVHSAEKAAFYLDAALQTRGAREEGKDSHLLYTLHVYQYSVGGKGAVAGGRSRLHLIDLGNSERGKTNGGIPLSGLGNILLAIFNGQRHLPYRDHNLTHVLKECLGSLTCHTAMIVHVSPNVQNYSDTLTTLQLASRIHRLRRRKVKYTSNNNPGSGGSSGEDAAKPSSSDPDPSSSDLSADTVIYVGPLDDATDGEHPPVYIPHLNSGDNRGSLSKALRGSAAEQKHKSSLSKVVEEKSPVHKLHSSPKSSPLKNSIQTIHTPKASPVHSITINKPTQIKKTIERKHSEEGRSDEQWIDGPRISKSKLVEARHIIKETQCKKRETWIDGPMQEPKLPLQFESVPIQPKPGQAPLQVDILNSYTNESIGYGYMDNHKKNMIRKWVENQTSQIQKSRHNSPNHKPQPPQRDSSLKSIEGSDTTHKMEVMKDTKRVHVEESTIRTGLKSGSKTIEEENVGPPGKKPNSSKVVGKNEIDEDDDSEELAEIPPALPLIQPSSLSSREVSMESLDSKYKERMRMDDEIISSHSRDIDPQGYSKGPAEDEDEILEIIEVEEFLEAVPMQDCCLQVTEEDIAYCMGFTNFDGEDEDHPLRILSQENLTVASTFTDTLSLYSEVERQIRNEAYLRQTMELYAQTFGETAGDFNPHTSSPSSRSRLEELICLTEMYGPRKLSDTNNQATSRMIPQFQSMSLCNVRDTEEYQGDGSVYSEPAYRPSDKICDSCKRTMSRPGSAVGDCEAYQNLDVTHECYGPFERYRGNDVTDARIASLRHPDGASDPNLREESRIPGNGMPSTTFRELKSNMHLEVKPPVVTTEPRSEKCEKGDKSIARVVAGSKPDGYDSGHESTPRTGKHSPAGTSRRAESGYDSVPRDSDASSLDSYPTRRAAVARAHAKKHTTAKYKQHSDRSFCSWLRNPFTCKYADTDPEISDF